A single genomic interval of Balaenoptera musculus isolate JJ_BM4_2016_0621 chromosome 14, mBalMus1.pri.v3, whole genome shotgun sequence harbors:
- the MRO gene encoding protein maestro encodes MDQTQRRMLDQPLSIPTAQPKKKRTSVISFFSKVSWKLRLQKQEPLKNVFFNLAERVWDSSVKKRHMAMRSLGTMACETPDKVRKYKMIVLDLLVHGLYDPVSSEVIHESLKTLTIILGKIQGKGLGSFFIDITLRTRTLLDDENDSLRYLAFVLFGQLAAFAGRKWKRFFTRQVKQTQDSLLTHLQDRNPQVAKACKTTFRACSPYLRQRKDYSFQSEEDQRNPKLCRQLSHYHPELLQFFYANKIL; translated from the exons aTGGACCAAACACAGAGAAGAATGCTGGACCAGCCCCTTTCCATCCCCACTGCCCAGCCCAAGAAGAAAAGGACATCAGTGATATCTTTCTTTTCCAAG GTCtcttggaaactgaggctccagaagCAGGAGCCTTTGAAGAATGTGTTTTTCAACTTGGCAGAGAGAGTCTGGGACTCCAGTGTTAAAAAGCGTCatatggcaatgagaagcctgggaaCTATGGCCTGTGAGACCCCGGACAAG GTGAGAAAGTATAAAATGATTGTCCTGGACCTGCTGGTGCATGGACTGTATGACCCCGTGAGTTCTGAAGTCATCCACGAGAGCCTGAAGACCCTGACCATCATCCTGGGCAAGATCCAGGGGAAAGGCTTGGGCTCCTTCTTCATAGACATCACCCTTCGGACCAGGACTTTGTTAGATGAC GAGAATGACAGCCTGAGATACTTGGCCTTTGTCTTGTTTGGGCAACTGGCTGCCTTTGCTGGGCGGAAATGGAAGAGATTTTTCACCCGTCAGGTGAAGCAGACTCAGGATTCTCTCCTGACCCATTTACAGGATAGGAATCCCCAGGTTGCCAAG GCTTGCAAAACAACTTTTCGAGCCTGTTCTCCGTATCTGAGACAAAGGAAGGACTACAGCTTCCAGAGTGAAGAAGATCAAAGGAACCCTAAACTCTGCCGGCAGCTG AGCCACTATCATCCAGAGCTCCTGCAGTTCTTCTATGCAAATAAAATCCTGTAA